The following proteins are co-located in the Syntrophorhabdaceae bacterium genome:
- a CDS encoding ferritin family protein — MNILSAGDVFQFAIRIEEYGELFYHKAALNAIDEGARKIFNSLADEEIKHKRVFQELYEKVRDNRPAESYPGEYMANLRAFIDGKVVFVKESQEKELAIIQDTMAAIDFAIQRELDSILYYQEAKQFVHENQQKLINEIINEERKHFAILSDLKKSLSKG; from the coding sequence ATGAATATTTTATCAGCCGGTGATGTCTTCCAGTTTGCCATAAGGATAGAAGAATACGGTGAATTATTTTATCATAAGGCAGCCCTAAACGCCATTGATGAGGGTGCAAGAAAGATATTCAATAGCCTTGCCGATGAAGAGATAAAGCACAAGAGGGTCTTTCAGGAACTTTATGAAAAGGTTAGGGACAACAGGCCTGCTGAGAGCTACCCAGGTGAATACATGGCAAACCTCAGGGCATTTATAGATGGCAAGGTGGTCTTTGTTAAAGAATCCCAGGAAAAAGAGCTTGCCATAATACAGGATACCATGGCTGCCATAGATTTTGCCATCCAAAGAGAGCTCGATTCCATCCTCTATTATCAAGAGGCAAAGCAGTTTGTCCATGAAAATCAACAAAAACTAATAAACGAGATCATCAATGAGGAGAGAAAACACTTTGCCATCCTCTCGGATTTAAAGAAATCACTCAGTAAAGGATAG
- a CDS encoding Hsp20/alpha crystallin family protein, giving the protein MTLTPWKGLWELRFPTLREEMDKLFEDFFDKAGFTSIKEGAWLPAVDIHETKKDVVVTFDLPAIDPKDVTISIVEDRLTVKGERKREEEVKETDYYRSERIYGSFQRVIQLPTEVVADKAKATYKDGVLRISVPKSQKAMPKEIKVEIE; this is encoded by the coding sequence ATGACGCTTACGCCATGGAAGGGCTTATGGGAACTGAGGTTTCCAACATTGAGAGAAGAGATGGATAAACTTTTTGAAGACTTTTTTGACAAGGCAGGTTTTACCAGCATAAAGGAAGGAGCCTGGTTACCTGCAGTGGATATCCACGAGACAAAAAAGGATGTGGTTGTAACATTTGACCTGCCGGCAATAGATCCTAAGGATGTAACAATATCCATTGTAGAAGATAGACTCACTGTTAAAGGTGAACGCAAGAGAGAAGAAGAGGTAAAAGAGACAGATTATTACAGATCCGAAAGGATATATGGTTCTTTCCAGAGGGTTATACAACTTCCCACAGAGGTGGTAGCTGATAAAGCAAAGGCAACATATAAGGACGGTGTCTTGAGGATAAGTGTTCCGAAATCGCAGAAGGCTATGCCAAAAGAGATCAAGGTAGAGATTGAGTAA
- a CDS encoding proline--tRNA ligase, which translates to MLFSKMFIPTVKEEPKEAEVISHRLMLRAGFIRRLASGIYTWLPLGLKSLRKVENIIREEMNKKGAQEIIMPFVQPKELWEESTRWDKYGKELLRLRDRNNRELCLGPTHEEVVTDLVRREVRSYRELPVNLYQIQTKFRDEIRPRFGVMRSREFVMKDAYSFDADEQGAEKSYMDMYDAYTNIFKRCGFRFRVVEADTGQIGGSFSHEFMVLADTGEDVIISCDTCGYAANLERAEVGYPNTAHHTEKKGFYKEIETPGQRKIEEVSSFLGVPPERLLKTIIYNTNKGVIGVLIRGDREINETKMRNLLSLEYLELADEVTIEGVTGGPLGFSGPIGLKIPLYADRDVLFMEDFVVGGNKKDVHIIDVNMGDFSVVGYFDLKIAREGDRCPRCNGSLASTRGIEVGHIFKLGLKYSKAMRATFLDKNGEEKYMVMGCYGIGVSRVVAAAIEQGNDENGMILPAAIAPFEVDVLPVNSSHPESMELADNIYRQLVDKKIDVLFDDRHERPGVKFKDCDLMGIPLRVTIGERNLKDGLVEIKAREKRESIKVKKEDIVRRVEEYVEELKRW; encoded by the coding sequence ATGCTTTTTTCAAAGATGTTTATACCCACAGTGAAAGAAGAGCCTAAAGAGGCTGAGGTAATAAGCCATAGGCTTATGCTAAGGGCAGGATTTATAAGAAGGCTTGCATCAGGTATTTACACGTGGCTCCCCCTTGGTTTAAAGTCCTTAAGAAAGGTAGAAAACATCATCAGGGAGGAGATGAATAAAAAAGGCGCCCAGGAGATCATCATGCCTTTTGTCCAGCCCAAGGAACTGTGGGAAGAGAGCACAAGATGGGATAAATATGGAAAAGAACTTTTGAGGCTTCGTGACAGGAATAACCGGGAGCTATGTTTAGGGCCTACACATGAAGAGGTAGTAACAGACCTTGTGAGGAGAGAGGTGAGGTCATATAGAGAACTACCTGTAAACCTCTATCAGATCCAGACCAAATTTAGGGATGAGATAAGGCCGAGATTTGGTGTTATGAGGTCAAGGGAGTTTGTTATGAAGGATGCCTATAGCTTTGATGCTGATGAGCAGGGTGCTGAAAAGAGCTATATGGATATGTATGATGCATATACGAATATATTTAAGAGGTGTGGTTTCAGGTTCAGGGTAGTAGAGGCAGACACAGGACAGATTGGAGGTAGTTTCTCTCATGAGTTTATGGTGCTGGCCGATACAGGTGAGGATGTCATCATATCCTGCGATACATGTGGATATGCAGCAAACCTGGAGAGGGCAGAGGTAGGATATCCCAATACAGCTCACCATACAGAAAAAAAGGGATTTTATAAAGAGATAGAGACACCTGGCCAGAGGAAGATAGAAGAGGTGTCATCCTTTCTTGGAGTCCCTCCTGAAAGGCTTCTAAAGACCATTATCTATAACACGAATAAGGGTGTCATAGGGGTTCTTATAAGGGGTGATAGGGAGATAAATGAGACAAAGATGAGAAACCTCCTTTCCCTGGAATACCTTGAACTTGCCGATGAGGTTACTATTGAAGGTGTAACAGGAGGGCCACTTGGTTTTTCAGGTCCTATAGGGCTTAAAATACCTTTATATGCCGATAGAGATGTCCTTTTTATGGAGGATTTTGTAGTAGGGGGTAACAAGAAGGATGTCCATATAATAGATGTGAATATGGGAGATTTCTCCGTGGTAGGATACTTTGACTTGAAGATTGCCAGAGAAGGTGATAGATGCCCTCGTTGTAATGGCAGCCTTGCCTCCACAAGGGGAATAGAGGTAGGTCATATATTCAAACTGGGATTAAAATACAGTAAAGCCATGAGGGCAACCTTTCTTGATAAAAATGGTGAAGAGAAATATATGGTGATGGGTTGCTATGGTATTGGAGTGAGCAGGGTGGTGGCAGCAGCCATAGAGCAGGGAAATGATGAAAACGGCATGATACTCCCTGCTGCCATTGCACCTTTTGAAGTGGATGTCCTACCTGTTAATAGCTCCCACCCAGAAAGCATGGAACTTGCCGATAATATATATAGACAGCTTGTGGACAAAAAGATAGATGTGCTATTTGATGACAGACATGAAAGGCCAGGGGTAAAATTCAAAGATTGTGACCTCATGGGTATCCCATTAAGGGTTACAATAGGTGAAAGGAATCTCAAGGATGGCCTTGTAGAGATAAAGGCAAGGGAAAAAAGGGAATCCATAAAGGTGAAAAAAGAAGACATAGTGAGGAGGGTAGAAGAGTATGTTGAGGAACTTAAGCGTTGGTGA
- a CDS encoding Xaa-Pro peptidase family protein: MLRNLSVGELTPKDELEHRIFNLKKKMEEKGVDMSLIIQNVDLFYFAGTVQKAALIVPIEGDPMLFVERNADRVQYETHFDFIPIKREKDIRDILKARHIKGNTLGMELDVVPVLVYERWKENLGIGKVVDISNEIKDLRLIKSPFEIEQVKKSGEVTSFVLKKAKDVIREGMTELEIDAILGAEGRKKGHQGFLRMRGLNQEMMNIYITHEQSCTIPSSGDVPIAGVGITHAIAQGASMNIIKRNIPVLLDYGGGYNGYITDETRVYVIGALDHIFRKPYEVAREIVETTMEFAREGINGKEVYEKAYNLVKKAGLEDYFMGHGRGKVGFIGHGLGLEINELPVITPRHSIILQEGMVFAFEPKFIFPGRGAVGIEVDFIVRKDSLERVTDAPIDMVFI; this comes from the coding sequence ATGTTGAGGAACTTAAGCGTTGGTGAGTTGACACCAAAAGATGAACTGGAGCATAGGATCTTCAATCTCAAAAAAAAGATGGAAGAAAAAGGCGTTGATATGTCCTTGATAATCCAGAATGTAGACCTTTTCTATTTTGCCGGCACTGTCCAGAAGGCAGCACTTATAGTGCCTATAGAAGGGGATCCCATGCTCTTTGTGGAGAGGAATGCAGACAGGGTGCAATACGAAACACATTTTGATTTTATACCTATCAAAAGGGAAAAGGATATAAGGGATATACTCAAGGCAAGGCATATAAAAGGCAATACCCTTGGTATGGAATTGGATGTGGTGCCTGTGCTGGTTTATGAGAGATGGAAGGAGAACTTAGGTATAGGTAAGGTAGTAGATATATCCAATGAGATAAAGGATCTAAGGCTCATAAAAAGCCCTTTTGAGATAGAGCAGGTCAAAAAATCCGGAGAGGTCACCTCATTTGTTTTGAAAAAGGCAAAGGATGTAATAAGGGAAGGTATGACAGAGTTGGAGATAGACGCCATCCTTGGAGCTGAAGGCAGAAAAAAAGGGCATCAGGGTTTCTTGAGGATGAGGGGCCTTAACCAGGAGATGATGAATATCTATATAACCCATGAGCAATCATGCACCATACCGTCTTCTGGAGATGTGCCCATAGCAGGTGTGGGTATTACCCATGCCATTGCCCAGGGCGCATCCATGAATATTATAAAGAGAAATATCCCTGTGCTCCTTGATTATGGTGGAGGATACAACGGCTATATAACCGATGAGACTCGGGTATATGTAATAGGAGCACTTGATCATATATTCAGAAAACCTTATGAAGTTGCCAGGGAGATAGTGGAGACTACCATGGAGTTTGCCAGAGAGGGTATAAACGGAAAAGAGGTCTATGAAAAGGCATATAATCTTGTAAAAAAGGCAGGGTTAGAAGACTATTTTATGGGGCATGGCAGGGGAAAAGTAGGTTTTATAGGCCATGGGCTTGGCCTTGAGATAAATGAACTTCCTGTTATTACACCAAGACACAGCATTATCCTTCAAGAGGGTATGGTCTTTGCCTTTGAGCCAAAATTTATCTTCCCTGGCAGGGGTGCAGTGGGGATAGAAGTAGACTTTATCGTGAGAAAGGATTCCCTTGAGAGGGTGACAGATGCCCCTATAGATATGGTCTTTATATAA
- a CDS encoding dodecin family protein, which produces MRSEGRVARVTEVIAGSPKSFEDAIHIGFKRAAKTLRGITGLRVKEQRARVEDGKIVEYRVTLEVIFVLES; this is translated from the coding sequence ATGAGGTCTGAAGGAAGGGTTGCAAGGGTTACAGAGGTTATTGCCGGTTCACCTAAGAGTTTTGAGGATGCCATACATATAGGTTTCAAAAGGGCAGCCAAGACTTTGAGGGGAATAACAGGTCTTAGGGTTAAAGAACAGCGGGCAAGGGTTGAGGATGGCAAGATAGTGGAATATAGGGTGACCCTTGAGGTAATTTTTGTCCTGGAGAGTTAA
- a CDS encoding glycosyltransferase family 2 protein — MPSTTSIVIITRNTKDLLKGLMESLEQDLSLKSLIREMVVVDNASLDGTDEMVRSIYPHVLYIKNNKNMGFARSANMGFAKTTGDYILFLNSDTIVIPGELKKMIDFMDREKSTGICGPQLVYHDMRLQRSFAYLPNILFEIIPRSFLEFLLPKRFMGKKKVYKEPIDVESLIGAAFMVRRGVFESLGGFDERFFFFLEETDLCVRARSLGSSVKFFPQARIIHLQGRTVSKAWVNGRIEYNISLYKFIKKHHSGFYFCIFMSMRFTKALFTVVFLTVFPILLLDKHIKRSYMYYRRLLIWHLKGCQEKDGLRD, encoded by the coding sequence ATGCCTTCCACCACCTCTATAGTAATCATCACAAGAAATACAAAAGACCTTTTAAAAGGGCTCATGGAATCCTTAGAGCAAGACCTATCCCTGAAATCCCTCATTAGAGAGATGGTGGTAGTTGACAATGCCTCTCTTGATGGAACAGATGAGATGGTGAGATCAATCTATCCCCATGTCCTCTATATAAAAAACAACAAAAATATGGGGTTTGCCAGGTCGGCCAATATGGGTTTTGCCAAAACTACAGGAGATTATATACTTTTTTTAAACTCTGACACCATTGTCATCCCTGGAGAATTAAAAAAGATGATAGATTTCATGGATAGGGAGAAATCAACAGGGATCTGCGGCCCCCAGCTCGTATACCATGATATGCGCCTGCAACGGTCTTTTGCATATCTGCCCAATATATTATTTGAGATTATCCCCAGGTCTTTTCTTGAATTTTTATTACCCAAAAGATTTATGGGCAAGAAAAAGGTATATAAAGAACCGATAGATGTTGAGTCTCTGATAGGCGCTGCATTTATGGTAAGGAGGGGAGTCTTTGAATCCCTTGGAGGATTTGATGAGAGGTTCTTCTTTTTTCTGGAAGAGACAGACCTTTGTGTAAGGGCAAGGTCATTGGGTAGTAGTGTCAAATTTTTTCCCCAGGCAAGGATAATCCACCTCCAAGGGAGGACTGTATCAAAGGCATGGGTAAATGGCAGGATAGAATATAATATATCCCTTTACAAATTTATAAAAAAACACCATTCTGGTTTTTACTTTTGTATTTTCATGTCTATGAGATTTACCAAGGCTTTGTTTACTGTTGTTTTTTTGACAGTCTTTCCTATACTACTCTTAGACAAACATATAAAGAGAAGTTATATGTATTACAGGAGACTTTTAATCTGGCACCTTAAAGGGTGCCAGGAAAAAGATGGGCTAAGGGATTAA
- a CDS encoding M20/M25/M40 family metallo-hydrolase, whose amino-acid sequence MIEKDHALRLLRDFIKINTTNPPGDEEDAAVFLEDCLLKEGLETQVYLPTKKRANLLSKIRGKEKGKPIILLGHLDVVPANPHEWEIDPFSGEIKDGFIYGRGTIDMKSQIICHLIAFIELHKRGIIPERDIIFLATCDEEVGGQHGVEYMLNEVKELKDASFVLSEGGCIIEDDGFVHAQIAVAEKNLSQFMIKAHGKGGHGSMPTKDTANEKIIRACHSILSYEWPIKITGVVNTYLSGILKGKGLLGEKFSSLRDAMKDKRIKKSIEENPLYNALIKNTVTLTILKSGEKVNVIPSESEAYFDARLLPNENSQLFMKKIERLCGKDIEIVRISKGVPDPVPSPYNTEFFKGIKKIITDNFGDIPVLPSLLTGASDLRYFRSLGIPSYGFFPAVCSKDEVMRMHGKDERISIKNFYDAIDRTYDIVEFLSTCKV is encoded by the coding sequence ATGATAGAAAAAGATCATGCCTTGAGATTACTAAGGGATTTTATAAAGATTAATACAACCAATCCCCCAGGAGATGAAGAGGATGCAGCAGTATTTCTGGAGGATTGTTTGCTTAAAGAGGGTTTAGAGACCCAGGTTTATCTTCCTACTAAGAAAAGGGCAAATCTCTTATCAAAGATTAGAGGCAAGGAAAAGGGCAAGCCCATTATACTTTTAGGGCATCTGGATGTTGTTCCAGCAAATCCTCATGAATGGGAGATAGACCCGTTTTCAGGTGAGATAAAAGACGGCTTTATATACGGCAGGGGCACCATAGATATGAAATCTCAGATCATATGTCATCTCATTGCTTTTATCGAGCTCCATAAGAGAGGCATTATACCTGAAAGGGATATAATATTTCTTGCCACGTGTGATGAAGAGGTAGGTGGGCAGCATGGTGTTGAATATATGTTAAATGAAGTAAAAGAACTAAAAGATGCCTCTTTTGTATTAAGTGAAGGCGGATGTATCATAGAGGATGATGGCTTTGTCCATGCACAGATTGCCGTGGCAGAGAAGAATCTAAGTCAATTTATGATAAAGGCGCATGGAAAAGGCGGTCACGGGTCAATGCCCACAAAGGATACTGCCAATGAAAAGATAATAAGGGCGTGCCATTCTATATTATCATATGAATGGCCTATTAAGATCACCGGAGTAGTCAATACATATCTAAGTGGCATATTAAAAGGAAAAGGTCTTTTAGGGGAGAAATTCTCATCTCTGAGGGATGCCATGAAAGATAAGCGAATAAAGAAATCTATAGAAGAAAACCCCCTTTATAATGCCCTTATAAAAAATACGGTCACTCTGACTATACTAAAAAGCGGTGAAAAGGTAAATGTTATTCCATCTGAGTCAGAGGCATATTTTGATGCAAGGCTTCTTCCAAATGAAAACAGCCAATTATTTATGAAAAAAATAGAAAGGCTTTGCGGAAAGGATATAGAGATTGTGAGGATCAGCAAAGGGGTCCCTGATCCTGTTCCATCACCTTATAATACGGAATTTTTTAAGGGGATAAAGAAGATAATAACAGACAATTTTGGAGATATACCTGTGCTACCATCACTTTTGACAGGGGCATCAGATCTCCGCTATTTCAGGAGCCTTGGTATACCCTCTTATGGTTTCTTCCCTGCCGTATGCTCCAAAGATGAGGTCATGAGGATGCACGGAAAAGATGAGAGGATATCTATTAAAAATTTTTATGATGCTATAGATAGGACATATGATATAGTTGAATTTTTATCCACATGCAAGGTTTGA
- the truA gene encoding tRNA pseudouridine(38-40) synthase TruA — MRNIKLIISYDGTCYHGWQCQPDLITVEETITKTVEKILNHEIKLYGGARTDSGVHAMGQAANFFTENKIDTKSLLKGLNSLLPRDIKIRSIEEVDEHFHARYSAKSKIYVYTILNQAFDSPFYTRYVWHIPYPLDVVSMNRAIKVLKGEHDFSAFKKKNEIYRKNIRNILKAGVKKRGNFIYILIEATGFLRYMVRNITGTLVLIGSGRLDADSMSGILTSKDRDMAGPTAPAKGLFLKEINY; from the coding sequence ATGCGCAATATAAAATTAATCATATCCTATGATGGAACTTGTTATCATGGATGGCAGTGTCAGCCTGATTTGATTACAGTTGAGGAAACCATCACAAAGACTGTGGAAAAGATTCTCAATCACGAGATAAAACTCTATGGTGGAGCAAGGACTGATAGCGGTGTCCATGCCATGGGTCAGGCGGCAAATTTTTTTACCGAAAATAAGATAGATACAAAAAGCCTCTTAAAGGGATTAAATAGCCTTCTACCCAGAGATATAAAAATAAGATCAATAGAGGAGGTAGATGAACATTTCCATGCAAGATATTCGGCAAAAAGCAAGATATATGTTTATACCATACTAAATCAGGCATTTGATTCACCTTTTTATACGAGATATGTATGGCATATCCCATATCCCCTTGATGTGGTATCCATGAACAGGGCAATAAAAGTGTTAAAGGGAGAGCATGATTTTTCCGCTTTCAAGAAAAAAAACGAGATCTACAGAAAAAATATAAGGAATATTTTGAAGGCAGGGGTCAAAAAAAGGGGCAATTTCATATACATTCTTATAGAGGCTACAGGTTTCCTCAGGTATATGGTGAGAAACATAACCGGGACATTGGTGCTTATAGGTTCTGGAAGATTAGATGCAGATTCCATGTCAGGTATACTTACATCAAAAGATAGGGACATGGCAGGCCCTACTGCGCCTGCGAAGGGTTTGTTTCTCAAGGAGATAAATTACTAA
- a CDS encoding peptide chain release factor-like protein, with the protein MGVTKFTISPAKERALQEKIEQLGIRDEDIIERFIRSGGPGGQNVNKTSTCVYLKHIPTGIEVKCQSERSQALNRFLARRRLIEKIEEQILGRESEIQQRIEKLKRQKRKRSKRAKEKILEMKHIQSEKKKKRSYKIDLSEY; encoded by the coding sequence ATGGGAGTAACAAAATTTACCATAAGCCCTGCAAAGGAAAGGGCACTGCAGGAAAAGATAGAGCAACTTGGCATAAGAGATGAAGATATTATAGAAAGATTTATTCGTTCAGGTGGGCCAGGTGGTCAGAATGTAAATAAAACATCTACCTGTGTTTATCTAAAACACATCCCTACAGGAATAGAGGTAAAATGCCAGAGCGAACGATCACAGGCGCTAAACCGCTTTCTCGCCCGAAGGAGACTCATAGAGAAGATAGAGGAACAGATATTGGGAAGGGAGAGTGAAATACAGCAAAGGATAGAAAAGCTAAAAAGACAGAAAAGGAAACGCTCAAAAAGGGCAAAGGAAAAGATCCTCGAAATGAAACATATCCAGTCAGAAAAGAAAAAAAAGAGGTCGTATAAGATAGACCTGTCTGAATACTAA
- a CDS encoding DegT/DnrJ/EryC1/StrS family aminotransferase, with product MERKRIMDIPMINLKAQYKTTKKDIMKNLTEVLSEQRLILGKYCKTLEEKISSYVGVPHAISCANGTDALILSLMALDIRDGDEVITTPFTFFATASSIALMGAKPVFVDIKEDDLNIDPELIARAITKKTKAVIVVHLFGKLCNIEEIIKICNHYNIPVIEDMAQSLGAGREGIKAGGFGDIAALSFYPTKNLGGIGEGGMVLTKRDDLGIKVRKLRVHGMGDTTYHHELIGINSRLDEIKAAALVAKLPYLEKWNKKRIKNARFYNRHLKGLPVILPQIPRDGSHIFHHYVIRTKNRDGLQSFLKQKGIQTGIYYPVPLHLQDCFKYLGYKNGSFPVSEVAARTSLAIPVFPELKKAEKQYIVEMIKLYFHKISS from the coding sequence ATGGAGAGGAAGAGGATTATGGATATACCAATGATAAATCTTAAGGCGCAATATAAAACGACAAAAAAGGATATTATGAAAAACCTCACAGAGGTCCTTTCAGAACAGAGACTCATACTGGGTAAATACTGCAAGACATTGGAAGAAAAAATATCCTCCTATGTAGGCGTGCCCCATGCCATATCCTGTGCCAATGGAACAGATGCCCTTATACTGTCACTCATGGCATTAGATATAAGAGATGGAGATGAGGTGATAACAACCCCCTTTACTTTCTTTGCCACTGCAAGCTCCATAGCCCTTATGGGCGCAAAACCCGTTTTTGTTGATATAAAAGAAGATGACCTGAATATAGACCCTGAATTAATTGCCAGGGCTATAACAAAAAAGACTAAAGCTGTAATAGTGGTTCATCTTTTCGGCAAGCTCTGTAATATAGAGGAGATTATAAAGATTTGCAATCATTATAATATCCCGGTCATTGAGGATATGGCACAATCCCTTGGTGCCGGCAGGGAAGGAATCAAGGCAGGTGGCTTTGGTGACATAGCTGCATTAAGTTTCTATCCCACAAAGAATTTAGGCGGTATCGGAGAAGGTGGGATGGTATTAACCAAAAGGGATGACCTGGGAATAAAGGTGAGAAAATTAAGGGTCCATGGAATGGGTGACACCACATATCACCACGAGTTAATAGGTATAAATAGCAGACTTGATGAGATTAAGGCAGCGGCTCTGGTGGCAAAGCTTCCTTATCTTGAAAAGTGGAATAAAAAAAGGATAAAGAATGCAAGATTCTATAATAGACATCTTAAAGGATTGCCTGTTATTCTCCCTCAAATCCCCCGTGATGGTTCCCACATATTCCACCATTATGTTATAAGGACAAAAAACAGGGATGGACTCCAGTCATTTTTAAAGCAAAAGGGCATCCAGACAGGTATCTACTATCCGGTCCCCTTACATCTACAGGATTGTTTTAAGTATCTTGGTTATAAAAATGGGTCCTTTCCTGTTTCAGAAGTGGCAGCAAGAACGAGCCTTGCCATACCTGTATTTCCTGAACTTAAAAAAGCTGAAAAGCAATATATAGTAGAGATGATAAAGCTTTATTTCCATAAAATATCATCATGA
- a CDS encoding HD domain-containing phosphohydrolase produces MAKKIKGSSKKIDLVSELIKIGIALSSEHNLHKLLEMIVDQAQRLTNADGGTLYIVNDDGTALDFAIVRNISLDIRMGGTGTPINWKPVSLFDNDGKPNHTNVSSYVALSGEAVNISDVYHAKGFNFEGTKRFDAGTGYRSKSMLVVPMRNHENDIIGVLQLLNAKDANTGKVIKFSQTSQDITLSLASQAAIALTNNRLINDLANLLESFIKSIAAAIDEKSPYTGGHIKRVAELTMDIANRINRCEDGFFKDVYFSRDELNELRIAAWLHDIGKITTPEHVVDKATKLETICDRITLLKTRFEVIKRDYEIKLLKERMAKEQIFEPIDAHQKDDKFLEKLQDDLEFIIKLNNGSEFVSDEMLERLKSIKEREWFMDGVPMTLLTDDEAYNLNIKRGTLNDEERKIITNHVFLTYKMLSQLPFPKKLKNVPKYAAAHHECLNGTGYPFGLKEDEIPIQARIIALADVFEALTAKDRPYKKAKTLSEALKILSFMVKDRHIDPILFDFFIKERIYLDYAKKELSPSQIDIEDL; encoded by the coding sequence GTGGCTAAAAAGATAAAGGGTAGTTCAAAAAAAATAGACCTTGTTTCTGAGCTTATTAAGATCGGTATTGCCCTGTCCTCAGAGCATAATCTCCACAAATTACTCGAAATGATTGTCGACCAGGCACAAAGGCTCACCAATGCCGACGGCGGGACACTATATATAGTAAACGATGATGGGACAGCCCTTGACTTTGCCATTGTCCGCAATATCTCTTTAGATATACGCATGGGAGGGACAGGCACCCCTATAAACTGGAAACCGGTCTCCCTATTTGATAATGATGGAAAACCCAACCATACAAACGTCTCGTCTTATGTGGCATTGTCCGGCGAGGCCGTCAACATCTCGGATGTATATCATGCAAAGGGTTTTAATTTTGAAGGGACAAAGAGATTTGATGCAGGCACAGGATATAGGTCTAAATCCATGCTTGTGGTGCCTATGCGTAACCATGAAAATGACATAATTGGGGTCCTACAGCTTTTAAATGCCAAAGATGCAAATACAGGTAAGGTAATCAAATTTTCACAGACGAGCCAGGATATCACCCTATCCCTTGCCTCACAGGCAGCCATTGCCCTGACAAACAACAGGCTTATAAATGACCTTGCAAACCTTTTGGAATCCTTTATAAAATCTATAGCTGCTGCCATAGACGAAAAATCTCCCTATACTGGAGGTCATATAAAAAGGGTTGCAGAACTTACTATGGATATAGCAAATAGAATAAATAGATGTGAGGACGGATTTTTTAAGGATGTATATTTTTCTCGTGATGAACTCAATGAACTAAGGATTGCTGCGTGGCTCCACGATATAGGTAAGATCACCACCCCTGAGCATGTGGTTGATAAAGCAACAAAACTCGAAACCATTTGCGACAGGATCACACTTTTGAAAACACGTTTTGAGGTCATAAAAAGAGATTATGAGATAAAACTTTTAAAAGAGAGGATGGCAAAGGAACAGATATTCGAGCCCATAGATGCCCATCAAAAAGACGATAAATTTTTAGAAAAACTTCAAGACGACCTTGAATTTATAATAAAACTAAATAATGGAAGTGAGTTTGTTAGCGATGAAATGCTGGAAAGATTAAAATCAATAAAAGAAAGGGAATGGTTTATGGACGGAGTGCCCATGACACTCCTTACAGATGATGAGGCCTACAACCTCAATATCAAAAGGGGCACCCTTAATGATGAAGAAAGGAAAATAATAACCAACCATGTATTCCTTACATACAAGATGTTATCTCAACTCCCTTTCCCCAAGAAACTAAAAAATGTCCCAAAATACGCAGCAGCTCATCACGAGTGTCTTAACGGAACAGGATACCCTTTTGGATTAAAAGAGGATGAGATACCTATTCAGGCAAGGATAATTGCCCTGGCAGATGTCTTTGAGGCATTAACGGCAAAGGATAGACCATACAAAAAGGCAAAAACATTATCAGAGGCATTAAAGATATTGTCCTTTATGGTGAAGGACAGGCATATTGATCCTATTCTCTTTGATTTTTTCATAAAGGAAAGGATCTATTTGGACTATGCTAAAAAAGAACTCTCGCCTTCCCAAATAGATATAGAAGACCTCTAA
- a CDS encoding NifU family protein codes for MREKVEAVISKIRPFLQRDGGDIELIDVTDGIVKVRLRGACGTCPMSMMTLKMGVEKQLKQEIPEIKEVVAG; via the coding sequence ATGAGAGAAAAAGTCGAGGCTGTAATAAGTAAGATAAGGCCATTTCTTCAGAGGGACGGTGGTGACATAGAGCTTATTGATGTTACAGATGGTATAGTAAAGGTGAGACTTAGAGGCGCCTGCGGAACATGTCCTATGAGCATGATGACCCTAAAGATGGGTGTAGAAAAACAATTAAAGCAGGAGATCCCGGAGATAAAAGAGGTTGTTGCGGGCTGA